One Luteolibacter flavescens DNA segment encodes these proteins:
- a CDS encoding LysR family transcriptional regulator produces the protein MDFDLASLETFVRLADCGSFSEVARIQEISQPAVTFRVAKLESVIGLRLFQRHQDGIQLTREGVTLLEHARKILHEHDALGVRMSHFLREAHGRVRVMVDRSEAGDRLVASLKAGPSATELEVIRPSPGQEWDAALREHVVDLVITGSFLLHAADQASIQRYDLERQSGSTLAWNLDYFDFDPARFQFPEVLRSAILVPSDSLVPGYRPFLEKWCLETYGLLPPDIRSFDDEASARDACIAGLGVMIFPGDADQRMNLTQTGLGIVKAFEFLLPDAFSFSIFIRVGERQPLVLQTAMRIGDIHAKQHRAA, from the coding sequence ATGGACTTCGATCTAGCGAGTCTTGAGACCTTCGTCCGCCTGGCGGACTGCGGCAGCTTCTCGGAGGTGGCGCGAATCCAAGAGATCTCCCAGCCGGCGGTGACCTTCCGGGTGGCCAAGCTGGAGTCCGTGATCGGGCTCCGGCTCTTTCAGCGTCATCAGGATGGCATCCAGCTCACGCGGGAGGGGGTCACCCTGCTGGAGCACGCGCGGAAGATCCTGCACGAGCATGACGCGCTCGGCGTTCGCATGTCCCACTTCCTCCGTGAGGCCCACGGCCGGGTGAGGGTGATGGTGGACCGCTCCGAGGCCGGGGACCGGCTGGTGGCATCCTTGAAAGCCGGCCCGTCTGCCACGGAGCTGGAGGTGATACGCCCCTCTCCCGGGCAGGAGTGGGATGCAGCACTGCGCGAGCATGTGGTGGACCTCGTGATCACCGGCAGCTTCCTCCTCCACGCGGCCGACCAGGCCTCGATCCAGCGCTACGATCTGGAGCGGCAGAGCGGCTCCACCCTCGCGTGGAATCTCGACTACTTCGATTTCGACCCCGCGCGCTTCCAGTTCCCGGAGGTGCTGCGCTCCGCCATCCTGGTGCCCAGCGATTCCCTGGTGCCGGGTTACCGCCCGTTCCTGGAGAAATGGTGCCTGGAGACCTATGGCCTCCTCCCGCCTGACATACGCTCCTTCGATGACGAGGCCTCCGCGAGGGATGCCTGCATCGCGGGGCTGGGCGTGATGATTTTCCCCGGGGATGCCGACCAGCGCATGAACCTCACGCAGACGGGGCTCGGCATCGTGAAGGCTTTCGAATTCCTGCTGCCGGATGCCTTCAGCTTCTCGATCTTCATCCGCGTCGGCGAGAGGCAGCCGCTTGTGCTCCAGACCGCGATGCGCATCGGCGACATCCACGCGAAGCAGCATCGCGCCGCGTGA
- a CDS encoding LysR family transcriptional regulator, protein MHFDPEQLRVFSALMTEGSTSRASLELRTSRSNVRRIWQNLEEQLGESLFLTRDNGETEPTTAARRLDREMNSLLEEVRRFEATIRKIHQNGRVLRLGADRNLFNTGHFGRIFNTLRHDPRFRISFLEVGADEGKAAVESGACDLLFSIEGVPGRRLESRELPPMALDVACFRDREDPSPVQPEELSNWSWSLATITGENRALDTLNRIRKSGGGEGHLCSQHHFMRWAENAKSAEEDAVVCVRPVSFRRLPQVTFLPLGVEASYPLNVSYLKQHPYEFLETMVGHVDRALKSPENGLRSSES, encoded by the coding sequence ATGCACTTTGATCCTGAGCAATTGCGTGTCTTCTCGGCACTGATGACAGAAGGATCGACTTCCCGGGCTTCCCTTGAGCTCCGGACGAGCCGTTCCAATGTCCGCCGTATCTGGCAAAACCTTGAAGAGCAACTGGGTGAGTCGCTCTTCCTCACCCGTGACAATGGCGAGACGGAGCCGACCACCGCCGCTCGCCGTCTCGACCGCGAGATGAATTCCCTCCTGGAAGAAGTCCGCCGCTTCGAGGCCACCATCCGGAAAATTCACCAGAATGGCCGCGTGCTGCGCCTGGGTGCGGACCGGAATCTCTTCAATACCGGGCATTTCGGCCGGATCTTCAATACCCTCCGCCACGACCCTCGCTTCCGGATCTCCTTCCTGGAAGTGGGCGCGGACGAGGGGAAGGCGGCCGTGGAGTCCGGTGCGTGCGACCTGCTTTTCTCCATCGAGGGCGTGCCAGGCCGTCGCCTGGAGTCGCGTGAGTTGCCGCCGATGGCGCTCGATGTCGCGTGCTTTCGCGACCGGGAAGACCCGTCTCCGGTCCAGCCGGAGGAACTCTCGAACTGGAGTTGGTCGCTGGCCACCATCACCGGCGAGAACCGTGCGCTGGATACGCTGAACCGCATCCGGAAGTCAGGCGGTGGCGAGGGCCACCTTTGCTCGCAGCATCATTTCATGCGCTGGGCGGAGAACGCCAAGTCCGCGGAAGAAGATGCGGTCGTCTGTGTGCGGCCGGTTTCTTTCCGTCGGCTGCCGCAGGTGACCTTCCTGCCGCTCGGCGTGGAGGCGAGTTACCCCCTGAATGTTTCCTATCTGAAGCAGCACCCCTACGAGTTCCTGGAAACGATGGTCGGTCATGTGGACCGTGCGCTGAAATCCCCCGAGAATGGACTTCGATCTAGCGAGTCTTGA
- the atpC gene encoding ATP synthase F1 subunit epsilon, whose translation MALHLEIVTPEKKIFSDTVTNVYLPGADGELGILDGHAALVTALQPGELRYEKDGKTVILAIGTGFAEVTEHKVNVLTDMAMGEEQVDEAKVEEAMKRAEEQLKGISHDHDAEEVAHLQAVISKSLAQLRLKRRP comes from the coding sequence ATGGCTCTACACCTCGAAATCGTCACCCCGGAGAAGAAGATCTTTTCCGACACGGTCACGAACGTCTACCTGCCCGGCGCCGATGGCGAGCTGGGCATCCTGGACGGCCACGCCGCGCTGGTGACGGCGCTGCAGCCCGGTGAACTCCGCTACGAGAAGGACGGCAAGACCGTCATCCTCGCGATCGGCACCGGCTTCGCGGAAGTCACCGAGCACAAGGTCAATGTCCTCACCGACATGGCCATGGGCGAGGAGCAGGTGGACGAGGCGAAGGTCGAGGAAGCCATGAAGCGTGCCGAAGAGCAGCTCAAGGGCATCTCCCACGACCACGACGCCGAAGAGGTGGCCCACCTCCAGGCCGTCATCTCCAAGTCGCTGGCCCAGCTCCGCCTCAAGCGCCGCCCGTAA
- the atpD gene encoding F0F1 ATP synthase subunit beta: MSNQGTIVQVIGAVVDADFSKATALPGIYNALEVTYDLNGVNTKLVLEVQQHLGDGWVRAVAMSASDGLKRGMVLSDTGKPIAVPVGKQVLGRIFNVTGDLVDENVPLPDANLRSPIHRAAPLLTEQSATTEILPTGIKVIDLICPLLKGGKGGMFGGAGVGKTVVIMELINNIAKAHGGFSVFAGVGERTREGNDLYWEMIESGVIATEKDANGHIALNEDGTPKLAEGSKVALCYGQMNEPPGARLRVALSALTMAEHFRDEANQDVLLFVDNIFRFSQAGSEVSALLGRTPSAVGYQPTLSEEMAGLQERITSTNKGSITSIQAVYVPADDLTDPAPANTFAHLDATVVLERGLAEQALFPAVDPLASTSKALAPEVVGTEHYRVARGVQQVLQRYKDLQDIIAILGMDELSDEDKLTVFRARKIQRFLTQPFHVAEIFTNVPGALCSIDETVKGFAEILDGKWDDVPEGNFYMKAGIDSVSRD; this comes from the coding sequence ATGAGCAACCAAGGAACCATCGTCCAGGTCATCGGCGCCGTCGTTGACGCCGACTTCTCGAAAGCCACCGCGCTTCCGGGGATCTACAACGCCCTCGAAGTCACCTATGACCTGAATGGCGTGAATACCAAGCTCGTCCTCGAAGTGCAGCAGCACCTCGGTGATGGCTGGGTCCGCGCGGTCGCCATGTCGGCTTCCGACGGCCTCAAGCGTGGCATGGTCCTCTCCGACACCGGCAAGCCCATCGCCGTGCCGGTCGGCAAGCAGGTGCTCGGCCGTATCTTCAACGTGACCGGCGACCTCGTGGACGAGAATGTCCCGCTCCCGGATGCGAACCTCCGCTCCCCGATCCACCGTGCCGCCCCGCTCCTCACCGAGCAGTCCGCCACCACGGAGATCCTTCCCACCGGTATCAAGGTCATTGACCTGATCTGCCCGCTGCTGAAGGGCGGCAAGGGCGGCATGTTCGGTGGTGCAGGCGTCGGCAAGACCGTCGTCATCATGGAGCTCATCAACAACATCGCCAAGGCGCACGGTGGTTTCTCCGTCTTCGCCGGCGTGGGTGAGCGCACCCGCGAGGGCAATGACCTCTACTGGGAAATGATCGAGTCCGGCGTTATCGCCACCGAGAAGGACGCGAACGGCCACATCGCCCTGAATGAAGACGGCACGCCGAAGCTCGCCGAGGGCTCGAAGGTGGCCCTCTGCTACGGCCAGATGAATGAGCCTCCAGGTGCCCGTCTCCGCGTCGCGCTCTCCGCCCTGACCATGGCCGAGCACTTCCGCGATGAGGCGAACCAGGACGTGCTCCTCTTCGTCGACAATATCTTCCGCTTCTCCCAGGCCGGTTCCGAAGTGTCCGCCCTTCTGGGCCGCACGCCGTCCGCCGTGGGCTACCAGCCGACCCTCTCCGAGGAAATGGCCGGTCTCCAGGAACGCATCACCTCCACGAACAAGGGCTCCATCACCTCCATCCAGGCGGTGTACGTGCCGGCGGACGACCTTACCGACCCCGCTCCTGCGAATACCTTCGCTCACCTTGACGCCACCGTGGTGCTCGAGCGTGGCCTGGCCGAGCAGGCGCTCTTCCCGGCCGTGGACCCGCTCGCCTCCACCTCGAAGGCGCTCGCGCCGGAAGTCGTGGGCACCGAGCACTACCGCGTCGCCCGTGGCGTCCAGCAGGTGCTCCAGCGCTACAAGGACCTCCAGGACATCATCGCGATTCTCGGCATGGACGAGCTTTCCGACGAGGACAAGCTGACCGTCTTCCGCGCCCGCAAGATCCAGCGCTTCCTCACCCAGCCCTTCCACGTGGCTGAAATCTTCACGAACGTCCCCGGCGCACTCTGCTCCATCGACGAGACCGTGAAGGGCTTCGCCGAGATCCTCGACGGCAAGTGGGACGACGTGCCGGAAGGCAACTTCTACATGAAGGCCGGCATCGACAGCGTCTCCCGCGATTAA
- the atpG gene encoding ATP synthase F1 subunit gamma produces the protein MANLRDIRRRIKSVKNTAQITRAMQLVAAAKMKKAQDQALAGRDYADLLNKVLVNLKENVGEEAHPLLQAKESGKELVLIISTDKGLCGGLNTNLGKMIRAEVSKDADIVTVGRKLRAQFAKAGRNMVADFEVKDPVPFSEARPIAKFLTKAFLEGGYSKVSVAFSNYVTVMRQEPTIVQLLPISTADLGEKQAYEGMGKDVSVKETDHAAALSKDYLFEPTGKDVLDTLLPLYINFQVYQMLVESRASEHSARMVAMKGATDNAKKFIKELTLEYNKLRQAAITAELLEITTAMRAMQ, from the coding sequence ATGGCCAACCTCCGCGACATCCGCCGGCGCATCAAGTCGGTCAAGAACACCGCCCAGATCACGCGGGCGATGCAGCTTGTCGCCGCCGCCAAGATGAAGAAGGCGCAGGACCAGGCGCTGGCAGGCCGCGACTACGCGGACCTGCTGAACAAGGTCCTGGTGAACCTGAAGGAAAACGTGGGTGAGGAAGCTCACCCGCTCCTCCAGGCAAAGGAAAGCGGCAAGGAGCTGGTGCTGATCATCTCCACGGACAAGGGGCTCTGCGGCGGCCTCAATACGAACCTCGGCAAGATGATCCGCGCCGAGGTCTCGAAGGACGCCGACATCGTCACCGTGGGCCGCAAGCTGCGCGCCCAATTCGCGAAGGCCGGTCGCAACATGGTGGCCGACTTCGAGGTGAAGGACCCGGTGCCCTTCTCCGAGGCCCGCCCGATCGCGAAGTTCCTGACCAAGGCCTTCCTCGAGGGCGGCTACAGCAAGGTCAGCGTCGCTTTCTCGAACTACGTCACCGTGATGCGCCAGGAGCCGACCATCGTGCAGCTCCTGCCGATCTCGACCGCCGACCTCGGCGAGAAGCAGGCCTACGAGGGCATGGGCAAGGACGTCTCCGTGAAGGAAACGGACCACGCCGCCGCGCTCTCGAAGGATTACCTCTTCGAGCCCACCGGCAAGGACGTGCTCGATACCCTGCTGCCGCTCTACATCAACTTCCAGGTCTATCAGATGCTGGTCGAGAGCCGCGCCTCCGAGCACTCCGCACGGATGGTCGCCATGAAGGGCGCCACCGACAACGCGAAGAAGTTCATCAAGGAACTCACGCTTGAATACAACAAGCTCCGCCAGGCTGCCATCACCGCCGAGCTTCTCGAAATCACCACGGCCATGAGGGCCATGCAGTAA
- the atpA gene encoding F0F1 ATP synthase subunit alpha → MSSILQELEKEIANVTASVQKSNVGVVREVGDGVAKVEGLSDVMLNEMISFPGGVTGLAMNLEEGEVGVVLLGSYDKIVAGMECSTTGKLLSVPVGRNVFGRVVDALGNPIDGKGPIEAAASYPMEKIAPGIIKRKSVSVPVQTGIMSIDAMIPVGRGQRELIIGDRSTGKTTIAVDTIISQAKQNKQAEQGKLQNHKPLYCIYVAIGQKQSNVARIQKTLEDAGAMEYTTIVSATASDAAAMQFLAPYAGCSIAEYMMDQGEDCLIVFDDLSKHAVAYRQVALILKRPSGREAYPGDVFYLHSRLLERSARLSEAAGGGSLTALPIIETQAGDVSAYIPTNVISITDGQIYLETDLFYQGIRPAISVGLSVSRVGSAAQTKTIKSVAGTTKLDLAQFRELQAFAQFGSDLDASTKKKLERGQRIVELFKQNQYSPFSMEMESIFLFAMQNGYFDDVKVSDVKRCQTAMGEYFETRKTELLDKIRNEKPDLKKDAAAVEAVKTALNDFKTSWK, encoded by the coding sequence ATGAGCAGCATCCTCCAGGAACTCGAAAAGGAGATCGCCAACGTCACGGCCTCCGTCCAGAAGTCGAACGTCGGTGTCGTCCGCGAAGTCGGTGACGGCGTGGCAAAGGTGGAAGGCCTCTCCGACGTCATGCTCAACGAGATGATCTCGTTCCCCGGCGGCGTGACCGGCCTGGCGATGAACCTTGAAGAAGGTGAAGTCGGCGTCGTGCTCCTCGGCAGCTACGACAAGATCGTGGCAGGCATGGAATGCTCGACCACCGGCAAGCTGCTCTCCGTGCCGGTCGGACGCAATGTCTTCGGCCGCGTGGTGGACGCCCTCGGCAATCCGATCGACGGCAAGGGCCCGATCGAGGCCGCCGCTTCCTACCCGATGGAGAAGATCGCTCCCGGCATCATCAAGCGCAAGTCGGTCTCCGTGCCCGTGCAGACCGGCATCATGTCCATCGACGCGATGATCCCTGTCGGCCGCGGCCAGCGCGAGCTGATCATCGGTGACCGCTCCACCGGCAAGACCACCATCGCGGTGGACACCATCATCTCCCAGGCGAAGCAGAACAAGCAGGCCGAGCAGGGCAAGCTGCAGAACCACAAGCCGCTCTACTGCATCTACGTCGCCATCGGCCAGAAGCAGTCGAACGTGGCCCGTATCCAGAAGACCCTCGAAGACGCGGGTGCGATGGAATACACCACCATCGTCTCCGCCACCGCTTCGGACGCTGCCGCCATGCAGTTCCTCGCCCCGTACGCCGGCTGCTCGATCGCCGAGTACATGATGGACCAGGGTGAAGACTGCCTGATCGTCTTCGATGACCTTTCCAAGCACGCCGTGGCCTACCGCCAGGTCGCGCTGATCCTGAAGCGCCCCTCCGGCCGCGAGGCATACCCGGGTGACGTCTTCTACCTCCACAGCCGGTTGCTCGAGCGCTCCGCCCGTCTCTCCGAGGCTGCCGGTGGTGGCTCCCTCACCGCGCTGCCGATCATCGAGACGCAGGCTGGCGACGTGTCCGCCTACATCCCGACGAACGTGATCTCGATCACCGACGGCCAGATCTACCTGGAGACCGACCTCTTCTACCAGGGCATCCGCCCCGCCATCTCGGTGGGTCTCTCGGTGTCCCGCGTGGGTTCCGCCGCCCAGACGAAGACCATCAAGTCCGTCGCCGGCACCACGAAGCTGGACCTCGCCCAGTTCCGCGAGCTCCAGGCCTTCGCCCAGTTCGGCTCCGACCTCGATGCCTCCACGAAGAAGAAGCTCGAGCGCGGCCAACGCATCGTCGAGCTCTTCAAGCAGAACCAATACTCGCCCTTCTCCATGGAAATGGAGTCGATCTTCCTCTTCGCGATGCAGAACGGCTACTTCGACGACGTGAAGGTCAGCGACGTGAAGCGCTGCCAGACCGCGATGGGCGAATACTTCGAGACCCGCAAGACCGAGCTGCTCGACAAGATCCGCAACGAAAAGCCGGATCTCAAGAAGGACGCCGCCGCCGTCGAAGCCGTGAAGACGGCCCTCAACGACTTCAAGACGTCCTGGAAGTAA
- a CDS encoding F0F1 ATP synthase subunit delta, whose translation MKISKVANAEARRIFRLCQTDGRFDEAKLSNAIKIIVAQKPRDYRGILSALQRLVRLELQRRHVIVESAAQLDLPSQQRVVSGLEAKYGNDLTFEYRVTPELLGGLKIRVGNDVFDGSVKGRLDRLAEAF comes from the coding sequence ATGAAGATCTCCAAGGTCGCCAACGCCGAAGCCCGCCGCATTTTCCGGCTCTGCCAGACGGACGGTCGTTTTGACGAGGCCAAGCTTTCCAACGCGATCAAGATCATCGTGGCGCAAAAGCCACGTGACTACCGCGGCATCCTCTCCGCACTGCAGCGCCTCGTCCGCCTCGAGTTGCAGCGCCGCCACGTCATCGTGGAGAGCGCCGCGCAGCTCGACCTGCCGTCGCAGCAGCGCGTCGTCTCCGGCCTCGAGGCGAAGTACGGGAACGACCTCACTTTCGAATACCGAGTCACCCCCGAGCTCCTCGGTGGACTCAAGATCCGCGTCGGAAACGACGTCTTCGACGGTTCCGTGAAGGGCCGCCTCGACCGCCTCGCTGAAGCATTCTGA
- a CDS encoding ATP synthase F0 subunit B, translating into MISELLGTTILAETSANPLTEISQTFHLHTANFIAQVISFAITLFLLKKFAFGPIVAMLEQRRSRIAEGEAKLKQIELQLAESERTTAEAIAKANEDAARLVNEAKTSAAALSEQKAQEAIASAQQILAKAEAAAAAERAAIKAELKAEFGRLVTATTAQVTGKVLTSDDQSRINQEALASVEA; encoded by the coding sequence ATGATCTCCGAGCTGCTTGGAACCACGATCCTTGCCGAAACATCGGCCAATCCGCTGACCGAAATCAGCCAGACGTTCCATCTTCACACGGCGAATTTCATCGCCCAGGTGATCAGCTTCGCGATCACGCTGTTCCTGCTGAAGAAGTTCGCGTTCGGCCCGATCGTCGCGATGCTTGAGCAGCGCCGCAGTCGCATCGCCGAGGGCGAGGCAAAGCTGAAGCAGATCGAGCTGCAGCTCGCCGAGTCCGAGCGCACCACCGCCGAAGCCATCGCAAAGGCGAATGAAGACGCCGCCCGTCTGGTGAACGAAGCCAAGACCAGCGCCGCCGCCCTTTCCGAGCAAAAGGCCCAGGAAGCCATCGCTTCCGCCCAGCAGATCCTCGCCAAGGCCGAGGCTGCCGCCGCCGCCGAGCGCGCCGCCATCAAGGCCGAGCTCAAGGCCGAATTCGGCCGCCTCGTCACCGCGACCACCGCGCAGGTCACCGGCAAGGTGCTCACCTCCGACGACCAGTCCCGCATCAATCAGGAAGCCCTCGCTTCGGTCGAAGCCTGA
- a CDS encoding ATP synthase F0 subunit C: MNDIITTLAAFNSYHIAVAFAALGAAIGIGLLGSKAAEATGRNPGAAGNILTLSIILAALIEGIVIFAIFLTKGAL, encoded by the coding sequence ATGAACGACATCATCACCACCCTCGCTGCTTTCAACAGCTACCACATCGCCGTCGCTTTCGCCGCCCTCGGCGCTGCCATCGGCATCGGCCTCCTCGGCTCGAAGGCTGCTGAAGCCACCGGCCGCAACCCGGGTGCCGCAGGTAACATCCTGACCCTCTCGATCATTCTCGCCGCCCTTATCGAAGGTATCGTGATCTTCGCGATCTTCCTTACCAAGGGCGCGCTCTAA
- a CDS encoding F0F1 ATP synthase subunit A, with the protein MTSRPLIPTLLAFLCGAAPAFAAGGHGGHDELPLHAETIFHLGPLPITNSMVMTWIVAGVIIFFAQAATKKMALVPAGLQNFAEAIVEGLYNFLEGILGAHLVKRTFWFFGGLFFLILFTNWAGLIPGVGTVGLAQDKPGDSFIPFLRGANADLNQTAAMAMTFAVLWFYWAFSENGAGGFFGHIFSPKGQFGGLMKIFMIVVFGAVGILELISIAVRPVALSFRLFGNIFAGENVLESMQMVVPKWLMWLPPLPFYFMELLVGLIQAVVFTLLTSVFLKLICEHHDEEHSEGSHH; encoded by the coding sequence ATGACCTCTCGCCCACTCATCCCTACCCTTCTCGCCTTCCTTTGCGGCGCGGCGCCGGCATTCGCAGCCGGTGGTCATGGTGGCCACGACGAGCTTCCGCTCCACGCCGAGACGATCTTCCACCTCGGACCGCTGCCGATCACGAATTCCATGGTCATGACCTGGATCGTCGCCGGGGTGATCATTTTCTTCGCCCAGGCCGCTACCAAGAAGATGGCGCTGGTCCCCGCCGGTCTTCAGAACTTCGCCGAGGCGATCGTCGAGGGCCTCTACAACTTCCTCGAGGGAATCCTTGGCGCGCACCTCGTGAAGCGCACCTTCTGGTTCTTCGGCGGTCTCTTCTTCCTCATCCTCTTCACGAACTGGGCCGGCCTCATTCCCGGCGTGGGCACTGTCGGCCTCGCTCAGGACAAGCCCGGTGATTCCTTCATCCCCTTCCTCCGCGGTGCAAATGCGGACCTGAACCAGACCGCCGCGATGGCCATGACCTTCGCAGTCCTTTGGTTCTACTGGGCTTTCAGCGAAAACGGCGCCGGTGGTTTCTTCGGCCACATCTTCTCGCCGAAGGGTCAATTCGGCGGCCTCATGAAGATCTTCATGATCGTCGTCTTCGGTGCCGTGGGTATCCTCGAGCTCATCTCGATCGCCGTCCGCCCCGTCGCCCTCTCCTTCCGTCTCTTCGGCAATATCTTCGCCGGTGAGAACGTCCTCGAGTCCATGCAGATGGTGGTGCCGAAGTGGCTCATGTGGCTGCCGCCGCTCCCCTTCTACTTCATGGAGCTGCTCGTCGGCCTCATCCAGGCCGTCGTCTTCACCCTCCTGACTTCCGTTTTCCTGAAGCTGATCTGCGAACACCACGACGAGGAACACTCCGAAGGCTCGCACCACTGA
- a CDS encoding YiiX/YebB-like N1pC/P60 family cysteine hydrolase has translation MSDACHAACDPLVREGARTVAGATAVARGGLAVPFLDAASARGYFTPDEDEALRVRYAQYLGVRGALLSTVAELEQACSPRMGGWERRLPAFAVAFAAACLLLRQARSLAALAGGHPLLAKKLDEPSALHGIPRKTFTALFRATTDPARLMQFREAVLFYERHRSSIADLAGDPELASAIDLLETEDEWIERRKRDILRRRLAYGWHSFIRRHRSAWKQSVFGVFEWSGRAISELRQPGVKPPGAPKRITPELREKILRLAKPGDIFVTRHDDAMTNLFLPGYWPHVAFFIGSESQRAEIGLEIPAGAGDPVVFLEAKKDGVRFRPVTDTLEVDAFVILRPPLEAGDIAASLARGMRHEGKPYDFAFDFRDSDRLVCTEVIYRSYHGAGPLAFSLVETGGRICLPAEELIAQSLAQGFRVVAACGVGKEGIVLGTRAELVLHAVRSAL, from the coding sequence ATGAGTGATGCTTGTCATGCCGCCTGTGATCCACTTGTCCGCGAGGGAGCGCGGACCGTGGCCGGTGCCACCGCCGTGGCGCGTGGCGGCCTTGCCGTGCCCTTCCTCGATGCCGCGTCGGCGCGAGGCTACTTCACGCCGGACGAGGACGAGGCGCTGCGAGTACGATACGCGCAGTACTTGGGCGTGCGTGGCGCGCTGCTTTCCACGGTGGCGGAGCTGGAGCAGGCGTGCTCGCCACGCATGGGCGGGTGGGAGAGGCGGCTGCCCGCATTCGCCGTGGCCTTCGCCGCCGCCTGCCTGCTGCTGCGGCAGGCGCGGAGCCTGGCCGCGCTGGCGGGCGGCCATCCGCTGCTGGCGAAGAAGCTGGACGAGCCGTCCGCGCTGCACGGCATCCCGCGGAAGACCTTCACCGCGCTCTTCCGCGCCACCACGGATCCCGCGCGGCTGATGCAGTTCCGCGAGGCGGTCCTCTTCTACGAGAGGCACCGTAGTTCCATCGCGGACCTCGCGGGCGATCCCGAGCTGGCATCCGCCATCGATCTGTTAGAGACTGAGGACGAGTGGATCGAGCGGAGGAAGCGGGACATCCTGCGCCGCCGCCTCGCGTATGGCTGGCACTCCTTCATCCGTCGCCACCGCTCCGCGTGGAAGCAGTCCGTCTTCGGCGTCTTCGAGTGGTCCGGCCGCGCCATCTCGGAGTTGCGCCAGCCGGGGGTGAAGCCACCCGGCGCGCCGAAGCGCATCACCCCGGAGCTCCGCGAGAAAATCCTGCGGCTCGCGAAGCCCGGCGATATCTTCGTCACCCGGCACGATGACGCGATGACCAATCTCTTCCTCCCCGGCTACTGGCCGCACGTCGCGTTCTTCATCGGCAGCGAGTCCCAGCGGGCGGAGATCGGCCTGGAGATCCCGGCCGGGGCGGGCGACCCCGTGGTCTTCCTGGAGGCGAAGAAGGACGGCGTCCGCTTCCGGCCCGTGACGGATACCCTGGAGGTGGATGCCTTTGTCATCCTGCGGCCACCCCTGGAGGCGGGCGATATCGCCGCCTCGCTGGCCCGCGGGATGCGGCATGAGGGAAAGCCGTACGACTTCGCCTTCGACTTCCGCGACTCCGACCGGCTCGTCTGCACCGAGGTCATCTACCGCTCCTACCACGGGGCGGGCCCGCTCGCCTTTTCCCTTGTGGAGACCGGCGGCCGGATCTGCCTGCCCGCGGAGGAACTCATCGCCCAATCGCTGGCCCAGGGATTCCGCGTCGTGGCGGCCTGCGGGGTGGGGAAAGAGGGCATCGTTCTGGGCACCCGCGCCGAGCTTGTTTTACATGCAGTTCGGAGTGCTCTTTGA
- a CDS encoding HU family DNA-binding protein: protein MNKAELVEAIQKALGKDATKRAAEDSLAAVLGSIEKGIKKDKKVQIIGFGTFEVKKRAARQGRNPKTGEAMKIAASKSVGFKASSTLKAGL, encoded by the coding sequence ATGAACAAAGCTGAACTTGTTGAAGCCATCCAGAAAGCCCTCGGCAAAGACGCGACCAAGCGCGCCGCCGAAGACTCCCTTGCCGCCGTCCTCGGATCGATCGAGAAGGGTATCAAGAAGGATAAGAAGGTCCAGATCATCGGCTTCGGCACCTTCGAAGTGAAGAAGCGCGCCGCCCGCCAGGGCCGCAACCCGAAGACCGGCGAAGCGATGAAGATCGCCGCGTCGAAGTCCGTGGGCTTCAAGGCTTCCTCGACCCTGAAGGCCGGCCTCTGA
- a CDS encoding DUF4184 family protein: MLAENSRDVHTPLTNSGLNSPCLHSLRKKGIHERSVPFILSHPAAVLPFLRWRRFDPLALVVGSMAPDFGYFLHRFALAGEDHMVGVAAALAVMPSWNSVAGFDRLFPDPRVRLPMDREFHRTDDCRLLHRGVGPVSPGPDASARLHFGSFSRHQERAMSA, translated from the coding sequence TTGCTCGCGGAGAACTCCCGAGATGTTCACACTCCACTGACAAATTCCGGGCTGAATTCACCGTGCCTTCATTCCCTCCGGAAAAAGGGGATCCATGAGAGGTCCGTTCCTTTCATCCTCAGCCATCCCGCGGCGGTCCTTCCCTTCCTCCGCTGGCGTCGATTCGATCCGCTCGCCCTGGTGGTGGGAAGCATGGCTCCGGACTTCGGGTATTTCCTCCACCGTTTCGCCCTCGCAGGTGAAGACCATATGGTAGGAGTCGCGGCAGCTCTCGCGGTGATGCCCTCGTGGAACTCGGTCGCGGGCTTCGACAGGCTTTTTCCAGATCCGCGCGTTCGCCTTCCGATGGATCGTGAATTCCATCGCACTGATGACTGTCGCCTACTTCACCGTGGCGTTGGGCCTGTATCTCCGGGACCAGACGCGAGCGCGAGGCTTCACTTCGGCAGCTTCTCGCGGCACCAGGAGAGGGCCATGAGCGCGTAG